A window of Cellulomonas wangleii genomic DNA:
CCCAGGCCCGTGGCCACCTGGGCGTCACGCGCCGCGATCGTGGCGGCGAGCGAGTCCGGGTCGATGCGGTCCGTGCCCGTCAGCGCGTTCATGCCTGCCGCGAGGCCCACCGGTGTGGTCGCCGTGACGAACTCCGGCGACCGCTGCGCGAACGCCTCGACCGGGCCGACCGCCCCCGCACGCACGCGCTGCAGCAGGAGCCGCAGGTCACGGCCCGTGAGGTCCGGGTTCTGCTCGGAGCCGGACAGTGCGAGCTCCTTGCCGAGGATCGTGCGGTCGAGCACGAACCACGAGTGGTCGTGCCCGTGCGACGTGAGGTGGGTGAGCGTGCCCAGGGAGTCGAACCCGGGGAACAGCGGGGCCGGCAGCCGTCGGCCGTCGGCGTCCAGCCACAGCGAGCTGGGTCCCGGCAGGATCCGGATGCCGTGCGCCGTCCACACCGGGGAGTGGTGGGCGACGCCCTCCGGGTAGTGCCACATGCGGCCGGCGTGGGCCACGTGCGCGCCGGCCGCGCGGGCCGCCGCGATGCCGGAGCCGTCCACGTGGTCGGGCACGCCGGAGAGCAGGCGCGCCGGGAGGGGGCCGGCCGCGACGGGCCACGTGGCGCGCACCAGGTCGTGGGCGGCACCGATGCCCCCGGTCGCCACGACCACAGCGGGGGCGTCGACCTCGAACGGACGCAGTACGGCCCGCGACGACGGCACGCCGCGGGCCGCACGGTCGGGTGCCAGCACGTCCCCCCGGACGCCGGTCACACGCCCGTCCGTCGTGGTCAGCGCGGTGACCCGGTGGCGGAACCGCACCTCGACGAGCCCGTCGCGGTGCCCGTCCAGCAGCGTCCGGACGAACGGCTCGAGGACCGCGGGACCGGTGCCCCACGTGACGTGGAACCGCGGCACGGAGTTGCCGTGGCCGTCGGCCAGGTAACCGCCACGCTCCGCCCACTGCACCAGCGGGAACCAGCGCACGCCCTGGCCGTGCAGCCACGACCGCATCCCCCCGGCGGCGAACTCGACGAACGCCTCCGCCCAGGCCCGCCCCCAGCGGTCGGACCCGTCGTCGGCGAACGCCGCCGACCCGAGCCAGTCCGCGAGCGCCAGCTCGGCGCTGTCCCGGACGCCCAGACGCCGCTGCTCGGGGGAGTCGACCAGGAACAGCCCGCCGAACGACCACCACGCCTGCCCGCCGAGGCCCGCGGGCGGCTCCGCGTCCAGCAGGAGCACGCGGCGCCCGGCCCGCAGCAGCTCGGCGGTGGTGACCAGGCCCGCGAGCCCGGCACCGACGACCACGACGTCGTGGGGGTGCGTCATGGCGGCACGCTACCGCCGCCGAGGGCCGGCGTCAGGGGCGCACGTACACCCGCATGCTCAGCGGCTCGACCGTCGTCACCGCACCCCCCGGCGGGTGCAGGCCGCCGGAGATCGCCACGGTCGAGACCTCGGACGGGTGCTCCCACACGGAGTCCCACGCGAGCCGCCACGGCCGCTCGTCGCCCGCCACGAGCCGCACCTCGGCGGCGTCGAGCGCCCCGTTGACGACGAGGAGCACCTGGTCGTCGTGGGGTGCGGGTGCGACCCGGACCATCTGGAACGTGCGGACGCCCGCGTCGTGCCAGCGGGCGTGGTCGAACTCGACGCCGTCCGTGCCGTACCAGCCGAGGTCCGGCGGCCCGCCGGGTACCCAGGGGCTCCCGGAGTAGAACGTCTGGGTGCTCAGGGCCGGGTGGCTGTGCCGCAGGGCCATGAGGTGCCGGGTGGTCGCGAGCAGCGACGTCCGCCACGGCGCCAGGTCCCAGTCGACCCAGGAGATCTCGTTGTCCTGGCAGTACGCGTTGTTGTTGCCCCGCTGCGTGCGCCCCATCTCGTCGCCCGCCGTGATCATCGGGGTCCCGGCGGACAGCACGAGCGTGGCGAACAGGTTGCGCAGCGACCGGCGGCGCAGCGGCGCGATGTCGGCGGCGGGGGAGTCGCGCTGCACGGGACCCTCGACGCCGTGGTTCCACGACCGGTTGTCGTCCGAGCCGTCGCGGTTCTGCTCGCCGTTGGCGGTGTTGTGCTTGTGCTCGTAGGCGACGAGGTCCGCCAGCGTGAAGCCGTCGTGCGCCGTCACGTAGTTCACCGACGCGCGCGGGCCACGGGCCAGGCCGGGTGACCCGCCGCCGAACAGGTCGACCGACCCCGACAGGCGCGTGGCGAGCTCGCGCACCCGGTCCCCGGGCAGGCCGTGCGCGGCGCGGCCGGGGTCGGCGAGCCAGAAGGAGCGCACCGCGTTGCGGAACTTGTCGTTCCACTCCGCGAAGGGCGGCGGGAACTGCCCGGTCCGCCAGCCGCCCGGGCCGACGTCCCAGGGCTCCGCGACGAGCTTGAGCCCGGCGAGCCGCGGGTCGGTCGCCGCCGCCACGTACGTCGCGTGGTCGGCGCGGAACCCGTCGGTGCCCCGTCCGAGGGTGACCGCGAGGTCGAACCGGAACCCGTCGACGCCGACGACGTCCGCCCAGTAGCGCAGCGAGTCCAGGGTCATTTGGACCACGCCGGTGCGGCGGAAGTCCAGGGAGTTGCCGGTCCCCGTCACGTCGGCGAGCGTCGCCGGGACCGCGCCGCCGTGCGCGTAGTAGTAGGCGTTGTCCAGGCCGCGCCAGGACACGTGCTGCCCGTCCGTGCCGCCCTCGCAGGTGTGGTTGTAGACGACGTCGAGCAGCACCTCGAGCCCGGCCTCGTGCAGCGCGTGGACCGTCGCGCGCAGCTCCGCGAGCACGGCCGCCGGGCCCGCCGCGCGGGCCGCCGCCGTGGCGTACGCCGCGTGCGGCGCGAAGAAGCCGAGCGTCGAGTAGCCCCAGTAGTTGGTCAGGCCCTTGGCCACCAGGTGCGGCTCGGACGTGAACGCGTGGATCGGCAGCAGCTCGATCGCGGTGACGCCCAGCCCGAGGAGGTGGTCGATCACGGCGGGGTGGGCGAGGCCCGCGTACGTGCCGCGCAGCTCCTCCGGCAGGGCGGGGTGCAGGCGGGTCAGGCCCTTGGTGTGCGCCTCGTAGACGACCGTGCGCGACCACGGCGTCCAGGGGCGGTTGGCCGCCGGGTCGGGCCCGGGCAGCGCACGCGTGTCGACGACGACGCCGTGCGGCACGTGCGCGGCGCTGTCGCGGTCGTCCGGCGGGCCGTAGGGGTTGCCCGTCAGGTCGCTCGCCACGACGTGGCCGTACGTCTCCGGGCCGTAGCCCAGGTCGCCCACGAGGCCCCGGGCGTACGGGTCGACCAGCAGCTTGGCGGGGTTGTACCGCAGGCCGTAGGCGGGCTCCCACGGGCCGTGCGCCCGCAGGCCGTAGCGCTGCCCGGGCCGGACCCCCGGCACCGACGCGGTCCAGTGGCCCAGCCGCGGGCCCGACAGCGGCACGCGGCGCTCCGTGGGGGCGTCCAGGGGGCCGTCGAGCAGGCAGAGCTCGACCGCGGTGGCGTGGGGGGCGAGGACGCCCACGTCGACACCCGTGTCGGTGACGTGGACGCCGAGGCGGTACGGCCCGTGCGCTCGGCCGGTCGTCGTGGGGTCGGTCACCCCCACATCGTGCCAGCAGGACGGTCCGGTCCGTGTCGGCGGTGTTTCCAGCAGGCGACACGGACCGGGAGCGTCGGGCCCTG
This region includes:
- a CDS encoding FAD-binding dehydrogenase, which translates into the protein MTHPHDVVVVGAGLAGLVTTAELLRAGRRVLLLDAEPPAGLGGQAWWSFGGLFLVDSPEQRRLGVRDSAELALADWLGSAAFADDGSDRWGRAWAEAFVEFAAGGMRSWLHGQGVRWFPLVQWAERGGYLADGHGNSVPRFHVTWGTGPAVLEPFVRTLLDGHRDGLVEVRFRHRVTALTTTDGRVTGVRGDVLAPDRAARGVPSSRAVLRPFEVDAPAVVVATGGIGAAHDLVRATWPVAAGPLPARLLSGVPDHVDGSGIAAARAAGAHVAHAGRMWHYPEGVAHHSPVWTAHGIRILPGPSSLWLDADGRRLPAPLFPGFDSLGTLTHLTSHGHDHSWFVLDRTILGKELALSGSEQNPDLTGRDLRLLLQRVRAGAVGPVEAFAQRSPEFVTATTPVGLAAGMNALTGTDRIDPDSLAATIAARDAQVATGLGKDLQVVATATARRYVVDRAVRVAPPHRLLDPEHGPLYAVRLSVLTRKTLGGLATDLEGRVLRPDGEVLPGLWAVGEAAGFGGGGVHGHRALEGTFLGGCLFTGRTTGRALAAG
- the glgX gene encoding glycogen debranching protein GlgX, with translation MTDPTTTGRAHGPYRLGVHVTDTGVDVGVLAPHATAVELCLLDGPLDAPTERRVPLSGPRLGHWTASVPGVRPGQRYGLRAHGPWEPAYGLRYNPAKLLVDPYARGLVGDLGYGPETYGHVVASDLTGNPYGPPDDRDSAAHVPHGVVVDTRALPGPDPAANRPWTPWSRTVVYEAHTKGLTRLHPALPEELRGTYAGLAHPAVIDHLLGLGVTAIELLPIHAFTSEPHLVAKGLTNYWGYSTLGFFAPHAAYATAAARAAGPAAVLAELRATVHALHEAGLEVLLDVVYNHTCEGGTDGQHVSWRGLDNAYYYAHGGAVPATLADVTGTGNSLDFRRTGVVQMTLDSLRYWADVVGVDGFRFDLAVTLGRGTDGFRADHATYVAAATDPRLAGLKLVAEPWDVGPGGWRTGQFPPPFAEWNDKFRNAVRSFWLADPGRAAHGLPGDRVRELATRLSGSVDLFGGGSPGLARGPRASVNYVTAHDGFTLADLVAYEHKHNTANGEQNRDGSDDNRSWNHGVEGPVQRDSPAADIAPLRRRSLRNLFATLVLSAGTPMITAGDEMGRTQRGNNNAYCQDNEISWVDWDLAPWRTSLLATTRHLMALRHSHPALSTQTFYSGSPWVPGGPPDLGWYGTDGVEFDHARWHDAGVRTFQMVRVAPAPHDDQVLLVVNGALDAAEVRLVAGDERPWRLAWDSVWEHPSEVSTVAISGGLHPPGGAVTTVEPLSMRVYVRP